The segment CGTAACAGTCAAAGATGCCTACCCCTTACCACGCATAGATGAATGCCTCGATTCTTTGTCAGAGTCAAAATGGTTTAGCTGTATGGACCTAAACTCCGGATTTTGGCAGATTGGGATGGATCCATCTGATAAACATAAAACAGCATTTTCTACCAGTCAAGGTCTCTACCAATTCACTGTGATGCCATTTGGCCTTGCTAACTCGCCCTCTACTTTTGAACGCTTAATGGAAGATGTATTCCGAGGTCTCCAATGGCGGGAATGCTTGATTTATATTGACGATATTATCGTACCTGGAAAAACAGTTGAAGATACTCTGAATAGATTAGAACATGTTTTCATGAGACTACAGGCTGCCAATCTCAAGCTCAAACCTTCCAAATGCTCTCTGTTCCAAAAAGAAATTAAAGTATTAGGGCATGTAGTGTCAGAAAAAGGCATCCATACAGATCCAGACAAAACAAAAGCTGTTCAAGATTGGCCGATACCTTCCAGTGTCAAAGAAGTGAGAAGCTTTCTGGGGTTATGTTCTTACTATAGGAGATTTGTACAGGGTTTTGCAGCAATTGCCAGGCCTCTCCATTCCGCATGTCAAAAAGATAAGAAATTCTGGTGGAATGAAGAATGTTCTAAGGCTTTCCAAAAACTCAAAGAAGTACTTGTTTCTCCCCCTATCTTGATTTATCCAATACCTGGCCAGAGTTTTATACTCGATACGGATGCAAGTAACATGGCAGTTGGAGCAGTGCTGTCTCAAATTGAAAATGACCAGGAAAAAGTAGTTTCATATTACAGTAAGGCACTGAATAAACATGAACAGTCTTACTGTACTACTCGCAAAGAGCTGTTAGCAGTTGTGAGTGCCCTAAAGCATTTTCACCCATACCTATATGGACAACCAGTTCTCCTAAGAACAGACAATGCAGCAGTCAACTGGATGAGGAACTTGAAAAATCCTACCGGGCAGGTTGCCAGATGGCTACAAGAGTTGGGAACCTATAACCTTACAGTTATCCATCGCCCGGGAGTCAAACATAACAATGCTGACGCCTTGTCCAGGAAACCCTGTAAAGCCTGTAAACATCAGCGAGACAATGATGCCGGGAATAACTCAGGAAATGAATCCAGCAAAGAAACTGACCAAAATGATACTGATCTTGGCCATGTTTGCGTTGTTACCAGAGGGCAGCATAAAACTTCAGAACCCCCTCAATTTCTAAATACAGCTGTATTGCAAGGTTGGGAGCCTGACCAAGTCCGTTTACTCCAGCTGCAAGACCAGTACATTTTCCCCATCATGATGCTCATAGAGGATGCCGCCAATAAACCTGTCTGGAATGATATTTCACACCTCTCAAGTTCTGCAAAAATACTATGGAGACAATGGGATAGATTACAAATACATGGTGGCACTTTATATAGAACCTGGAAAGCTGATGACAAGGAAACCAGAATTCAGTTAGTTGTACCATTAACAAAGCAGTCTGAAGTTATTAAATACTACCACGACATCCCGTCTGCTGGTCATCTTGGCATTGAGAAAACCCTGGAAAgaatcaaaaataaattttattggcCCAACCTTAAAGAATCTGTAGAAAAATACATAAGAACCTGCTCTAGATGTTCTGCCAGAAAGAACCCTGTTGACAAAAGAGTTGCACCTCTTCGACAGTATTTAGTTGGCGAGCCGATGGAAAGGATTGAAATTGACATCATGGGTCCACTTCCTCTATCCCTCAAAGGCAACAAGTATGTACTAGTTGTCTGCGACTGTTTCACCAAGTGGACAGAGGCCTATGCAATACCAAACCAGGAGGCAGAGACAGTTGTTAAATTCTTAGTCAATGAATTCCTTTGTCGCTTTGGCACTCCCCTCCAGATTCATTCTGACCAAGGGCGCAACTTTGAATCTCGGCTTTTCCAGCAAATGTGTCAACTTTTTCACATAGACAAAACCAGAACCACAAGTATGAGACCCCAGAGTAATGGAAATATTGAACGTTTTAACCGTACCTTAGCAACAATGCTCACCATGTATTGtgaaaaagaacaaaacaaatgGGACGAGTATCTACCCCAAGTAATGATGGCGTACCGTTCCTCAGTTCACAGTAGTACACACTTCACACCAAATATGATGGTATTCGGTAGGAATATCACCATGCCTCTCGAAGCTGTAACATGTCGCCCAACCAAAGAAACGGAGTCCGACACCCATGATTACATATCTGATCTTCAAGCAAAACTTCACTCTGTCCATGAACTTGCAAGACAGAACCTGAAAACAAGTGCAGAACATCAGAAACGTTATTATGACATCAAAGCAAGTAAAAAGTCCCTTGACATTGGTCAGTTGGTGTGGTTATATGAACCTTTACGGAAAAAGGGAGTGTGCAAGAAGTTGTCTTGTCCCTGGAGCGGTCCCTGCATTGTCCTTGAGAAAATTGATGATACGACGTATCGAGTCAAAAAAAGCCCTAGAAAAGAAGCaaaattatatcatatagaTCGCTTATCAGTATATAGGGGGAGGGATGTGCCAGCATGGATAAGGAGGTTGAAGAGAGAAACTGAGATCTCTTCTATGCAGTAATAGCGTAATGTTTCTGGAAGGAATGTTTAGTATCCATTGTACCTGTGGGAGAAATTGTGTTTCTCCGCTACCGGGGCTTTATGTAATTTCTGTTGAGTCATTACGGGGTAGATTTGGGAGCAGATCTTTTCTCCAAGTTGTGTTTTTATTACCATGAGGTGAGGAGGATGCTTGTGTCTATGGTGACACTGTGCGAAGGGTCGCGCccttgttgttgttgttgttgtggtggtggtggtggtgcgAGGATGCATAACTGGCCTGATCACCCAGGGTGTGCTCCTGTGGTTTTTGTTAGTGACCATGTAGGATCCTTGAAGAGGATGTTGTGtctgtattttgttttctttttctactTAGTGATATGTGATCTACGGGGATCATATGGTGTTGCATCTCCTCTGTAGTGGTGTCTGCTATCTGCTGTAGGTCTGTTGttgtaaaattgattttttcttttccttGTCCTGCTGGCCATcccaaaaaattttttttgtgaTAGCTGGGAAGGGGGTTGGATTTTAGAATAAATTTTTATCTCAGAACAAATGAATATGTATCTGCAGACGACGTTCTCGGCTCATAAAATAATACTGAGcctgacagattttttttttttttacccgtTTTCAGCATGTCCTCTGCAGTGTATGCCTGTTGGCTTTGcccagaaaaattcaaaaccaacCGTGACAGGAAAAACCATTTGATTTCCAGGCCACATGAGCGGATGAGGGTTATATGTCCTTTCTGCCCCGTTCGTGATGGTAAGAGAGAGAAGTCCCTGAGGAGGATGACCGACCTGAAAGTTCACGTTTTAGAAGCCCACAAAGAGGAACGTAGAGTTAAGGGGGTGCCGTCTGATTTCTTCTCTGAGGCCAACGGCTTTTGGATGTCCCTCCATCCAGTGGACTATAGAAAGCTAATAAACCCAAATCCCTGGAGGAGTGAAGCTGCCACTAGGGCAAGGATGGAAATGGTGACATGGACAAGGAACAACAGTTTGAGCCGTCGAAGACTGCAGGAGCTGGAACAAGGGTGGGAGGTTGCCAGGAGTTCTTCCCTCACACCTGAAGAACTGTTTAGGCCGGATTATTCTGAGGAGATGGAAGAGGATCCCTGCCCAGTGACCAAAAAACCTAGAGGGTATTCTCCATCCAAGCCCGAACTGGACGAGAAGTTCACCATCAAAGCCATCAACATTGAAGGGGGATTACTCAGAGTTCACGTGTTATCGGAGGAAGACGAAGTTTTCAATGTGGTGATGACAACGGAGGCTAGCAGAAATCCCCAGATTCTGTCTTCAGTCATGAGGAAGTCACAGACCATCCGGAGGGACCCGTTCTTTCAACTCCCATCACTGTTCACTCCTGTTAAGTCGCCTACTCTTTTGAAGGAGATGTCCAAGATGCTTGGGGTCGATGAAAGATTGGTGGAATCTATCAGGAAGGGTACTTCCCCACCAGTCTATGTGCCATCTAGTTCTTCACCTGCTGGCTCCCAGGAATCAGGAATCTTGATACAAGCTGCTGAATCCCGAACTACGTTGGATCCCTCCTCTGAAAAAGCTGAACCTCTTCTGGCAATTCCAGTGGCAACTGTGACAGACATTTCTCCATCTGGTGATGCCTGCCCGGATCCAGTCCAGCCAGCTGAAGCAGAGATACCTACTCCTCCTGTCGTCTCCCAGTCTTCTGTCTCCTTGTCTAATTCACAAGCTTTAACTTCTGGAGAGTCTGTTCTTTCAGCAGAGGTGTTCCCTGTTCCAGAGCTGTCAGATGCTGTTCTTCCTGACTTTGAGCAATCTATTTTGTACCAGCTAGCTGACCCTGCAGCACTGAGCAAAGGCGTTCTTTCCACTACGGAAGCCGCAACCACCCATTCAGAACTTACATCTAGTCGGCCCAATGAATCCAGCGATCCCCCTTTGTCCCTTTCACCACCATCTGTGACATTATCTCTCTTGCCTCCATCTATTTCGTCATCAGAAGAGTCTGACGTTTCCATAGTGGGCAACCTTGCAACCTTGGAGAGGGCACGCAACTTACTTGAATTTGGAGTCATGCCACTTTTACCACCAGCACGAAGAAATTGGCAGGGAATAGGTGCCTTCGAGATCTCCATGAATAGTGCAGTCATAAGTTGGCCACCAGCTGGCTGGGAGGCGTTCACCCCAGATCAAAAATTGCAGGCCTGGGAATTTGCAGCACTTCAACTTGAGACCAGGGGCATCCTCTCAGCTGAAAGTTTCTCTTTTTCCAGATCGCAGCTCCTCTCTCGTTACAACATGTTATGCTTGCCTGGATCTGCGAAACCCTCTATGTGCTCTGGTGATGAAGTTGACCGGAAGTTGAGGTTTTACAATTACAAGAAGCTTAGTGTTATTGCTATAAAGGGCGTAAGGAGTGCAGATGATGAGGATTTTCTGTGTTTGGTGGAGGCTGCATCATTGAAGAGGACAAAGAGACTCGACAAAGTGATAAATCAAATAAGATCTAAAAATGTTCCTGTCAGACTTGCTTAATGTGAAATCTTACTCTAAAATTCAGgagaattttgtatttttaagtGGGGGGTGGTGTAACATATGAGACCTCGTGTGCTAATTTTCATGTTAAAGTATGTCCATTCTGGATAagatttattataattattgtacttgattctaaattattttatCGAGTTTAAGCAGCATGTATTAtgtcttgttttattttcagattttgttCACATAACTTATAGTCATACCGTTCGTGTTTTGACAACATCCCCATTTTGGATCATTTGTGTACAAACTTCATTCTTTAAATTCTTTCGCAAATACAGCAAAATAACGCTTTACCTTGAATTACAACTGTTAATAATTACCAGATATTCTACTTTGTGCAGTCTGGAGTTGTGTCATTACTTATTTCCAAGTGAAATTGATATTTACCGCTCGCGAACTTCTGGTTGTTAAACCATGCGTCCTCTCGTCTGAGCGACCGCTTCACTACTCATCATGTCATCTTGTGATTCTGccatctgattttttttatcatttaattatgttgtaTATCAATTTTACCATGAATTAATGTAAAATGATGCTGACCACTATTTTTGTCTATATTTACCTTATGGTGGTGAACTATTATCTTATTTTATCGATCTCATCGACGCACTAAGTTGTGAAGTTACACTTCCGTATTTACATATATCCTTGCGCGCACTACTTTAGAAGGCGCCCAGATTCAAATCTtcatttttataacaaaataacgtaatcttagatatttttattcattaaactAATTACATAATTTAGTGTCAATATTATATAGGCAATCCGGACAAGGCCTTATACTGTTCCTTAAATGTTAATAAAGGGTTTTAATTCAGCTTGTCCGGAAATTGGGAACTGTTCGGAATTTCCATAGATCCGTACAGCGTTTGGATTGGGTATAAATTTTCCGGACAAAAAGGACAAACGCTGATTGGTCGTAGAAGGTTATATTAGGAACCCAGCTTCAGCAACTCGTCACTCTTGAATCTTCATCCCTAGGGTTGACACATTCAGAACCAAACCTTCAGAGAAAGTCTAAGGTATTCAAGATGATAAATCTTGTAGTGGATGATGCTAATTTCTATAAGGACTTTGCGTGTCCGGACAGGACAGTTTTCGAGTACAGATATTATTCCAGTCATGTAGTGTAgtagtttgtttatttatagttCGAGTTATTAATTAGGGCTTATGACCGGAACATTTCTAGGAGTTAATCGTTTCCAAGTTCAGAGTTTTATTCGTTAGTTAACGTTTATGTCTTAATAGTTGTCCGGATAATTTGTTCGGATTCCAGAGTAGTTTACAAAGCTAAGTTCACATAGGTTATTCTTGTCCGGAATGAGTTGTCCGGATTTTCGGCGTTATTTGTTCGGATAAGCTTTTAGCTAAAATAAAGTCATTTTAGGAATATACTTGTTAGAAATAATTTAGGCTACTCATAATAATTTGTCTTATAAGTTAGAGGTATCGTAGTAGAATATTAAGGGCATTTAAGAAGTTTAGTGTCAGATATAGTTTATTTACAAGATTTAGATTTCCTTATAGTTAGGACTGTCCGGATTGACGCATGTTAAATTATTTCGGCAAAACCTGAGTAATAAGTTCTTGAAAGTGGCAATAATTTATGATCTTATTTACGCACAGTTGTTTTACTTTGAGTTCGAGAACGATGGTCGCTTGCAGATACTCGTTAAATATATTTACTGTAGAATGATATCCaagttcaccccccccccttttt is part of the Ostrea edulis chromosome 2, xbOstEdul1.1, whole genome shotgun sequence genome and harbors:
- the LOC130051967 gene encoding uncharacterized protein LOC130051967 yields the protein MSSAVYACWLCPEKFKTNRDRKNHLISRPHERMRVICPFCPVRDGKREKSLRRMTDLKVHVLEAHKEERRVKGVPSDFFSEANGFWMSLHPVDYRKLINPNPWRSEAATRARMEMVTWTRNNSLSRRRLQELEQGWEVARSSSLTPEELFRPDYSEEMEEDPCPVTKKPRGYSPSKPELDEKFTIKAINIEGGLLRVHVLSEEDEVFNVVMTTEASRNPQILSSVMRKSQTIRRDPFFQLPSLFTPVKSPTLLKEMSKMLGVDERLVESIRKGTSPPVYVPSSSSPAGSQESGILIQAAESRTTLDPSSEKAEPLLAIPVATVTDISPSGDACPDPVQPAEAEIPTPPVVSQSSVSLSNSQALTSGESVLSAEVFPVPELSDAVLPDFEQSILYQLADPAALSKGVLSTTEAATTHSELTSSRPNESSDPPLSLSPPSVTLSLLPPSISSSEESDVSIVGNLATLERARNLLEFGVMPLLPPARRNWQGIGAFEISMNSAVISWPPAGWEAFTPDQKLQAWEFAALQLETRGILSAESFSFSRSQLLSRYNMLCLPGSAKPSMCSGDEVDRKLRFYNYKKLSVIAIKGVRSADDEDFLCLVEAASLKRTKRLDKVINQIRSKNVPVRLA